Part of the Thermococcus barossii genome is shown below.
GCCCAAAGAAGAAGTGAAGGAGGCAGTGGAGTCAGCGGGCCAGTGAGCTAAGCCTCCATCCTCTCTTTTCCCATCCCATTTCTGTAATCGTAGTCTCTGAGGAGGGATTCAACTGCCCTTTCGTGAAGCCTCTCCGTCGAGGCCAGGTAGGAGAAGATGGCCCGCAGGGTCTCGTCGTCGGCCTTCTCGGCCAGAATCGAGTAAACCCTCTCGGCGACTTCCTCCAGCTCAAGGGCACATTTAAGAACGGCAAAAACGTCGTTTCCACTCTCAAGCTCCCTTATATCCGAGAGCTCCTCCAGTGATGGGCCGTGGACTTCTGGAATTTCCGCCCCGAACTTCCGTGTGTAGAGGGTTCTCAGCTTCTTCTCGTGTC
Proteins encoded:
- a CDS encoding ferritin-like domain-containing protein, with amino-acid sequence MVDLEGLSFLEELPLRELLAHWIFLEGDKALLYEKLAEKARGMEVEGAVGDMFKLLGQEARRHEKKLRTLYTRKFGAEIPEVHGPSLEELSDIRELESGNDVFAVLKCALELEEVAERVYSILAEKADDETLRAIFSYLASTERLHERAVESLLRDYDYRNGMGKERMEA